The following are from one region of the Ochotona princeps isolate mOchPri1 chromosome 4, mOchPri1.hap1, whole genome shotgun sequence genome:
- the LOC101528314 gene encoding putative olfactory receptor 5AK3, which translates to MDKNNGTEIAEFILLGFAGQYKSWLILFMVFLVIYVTSLVGNIGMILLIKVDPCLHTPMYFFLQHLAFVDLCYTSAITPKMLKNFAGTSHSITFIGCMVQLLVYGSFATSDCYILAAMAVDRYVAICNPLRYPVVMSQKLCIQLLVGCYFMGFLNGSVNTGFTFSLKFCRSNAINHFFCDEPPLLALSCSNTDFNVMLLTVFVGFNLVCTVLVVIFSYVYILIAILRMSSAEGRKKAFSTCASHLTAVTIFYGTLSYMYLHHRTSDSQEQEKVASVFYGIMIPMLNPLIYSLRNQDVIEAFKKVGKKCF; encoded by the coding sequence ATGGATAAAAATAATGGCACTGAAATAGCTGAATTCATTCTTCTGGGATTTGCCGGCCAATACAAGTCTTGGCTTATCCTCTTTATGGTATTTCTAGTGATCTATGTGACCTCCCTGGTGGGTAATATTGGAATGATCCTACTCATCAAGGTGGACCCTTGTCTTCACACCCCTATGTACTTTTTCCTCCAACATTTGGCATTTGTTGATCTCTGTTATACCTCTGCTATCACTCCCAAGATGTTGAAAAACTTTGCAGGGACAAGTCACTCCATAACATTCATAGGATGTATGGTGCAGCTGCTCGTCTACGGGAGTTTCGCCACAAGTGACTGCTACATCCTGGCTGCTATGGCAGTGGACCGTTATGTGGCCATCTGTAACCCACTCCGCTACCCGGTTGTCATGTCCCAGAAGCTCTGCATTCAGCTACTGGTTGGCTGCTATTTTATGGGTTTCCTGAATGGTTCTGTAAACACAGGCTTTACTTTCTCTTTGAAGTTCTGCAGATCCAATGCAATTAACCACTTTTTCTGTGATGAACCTCCACTCCTTGCCCTGTCTTGCTCCAACACTGACTTCAATGTCATGCTCCTGACAGTCTTTGTAGGGTTCAACTTGGTGTGCACTGTGTTGGTGGTCATCTTTTCCTACGTTTATATCCTGATTGCCATCCTTAGGATGTCTTCTGCGGAGGGGAGGAAAAAGGCCTTCTCCACATGTGCCTCCCACCTGACAGCTGTCACCATTTTTTATGGGACTCTGTCTTACATGTACCTACACCACCGCACCAGTGATTCACAGGAGCAAGAAAAAGTGGCATCTGTGTTTTACGGCATTATGATCCCCATGTTAAATCCTTTGATCTACAGCCTGAGAAACCAAGATGTGATAGAAGCCTttaaaaaagtaggaaagaaatgcTTCTAA